In a genomic window of Muntiacus reevesi chromosome 1, mMunRee1.1, whole genome shotgun sequence:
- the IGIP gene encoding IgA-inducing protein homolog, producing the protein MCSYYHMKKRSVSGCNITILAVMFSHLSAGNSPCGNQANVLCISRLEFVQYQS; encoded by the coding sequence ATGTGCAGTTATTATCACATGAAGAAGCGCAGTGTGTCGGGCTGTAATATAACCATACTTGCTGTCATGTTCTCCCATCTCAGTGCTGGGAACTCACCATGTGGAAACCAAGCAAATGTGTTGTGCATCAGCCGGCTTGAGTTTGTTCAATATCAAAGCTGA